Genomic DNA from Fusarium oxysporum Fo47 chromosome IX, complete sequence:
TGTTGAGAAGTAGTTTCTGACGAGTCTGGAAGGATGAGCTCAGTCATTCACAAAAGACATTCTGTTTTCAAATGCGCGCTTGAAATAAATGATAGCTTTGCGATTGAACTTGGGTATCGTCGTATGCTAGTTGCCCTTTTATCTAACCGCCCCAGATGCCGTCTAGTATTTTCGCCAGTAGATATACAGAAATGCTCAGTCATGTCGCCAAACCATATTGTTATTTTCTCTCCAGTTTGCCTGCTTCCTGCTCTTGAGACTTGCAAATTCTCATGCTGCATCATGCTGTCAACCGAATAAAAGGTGCAAAACCTTCTCGAACCAATTTCTGCGAGTTTGTTAGCGTTTCGTCGTTCTTGGTCGAGGCAAGGTACGTACGCTGGCGGTTTAGACACATAATTTCTCTCGTACTCTTCAATCGGAGCCAAGTTATGTCGTAGATCGATCTCGCTTGGCTTGAGAATCTTTGTTTTGTGAGCAATTTTCCATCCGACATAAAACACTGGGAACAGTCCAACTGATGTGTATCTGTGGCGGTCAGTCAAGTCCTCGTCAGTTCGACAGATGTACTTACGAGAATAAGAAGCTAGGAACATCCCACATTCCTGGCAGGAAAACAGTATATCCTCCAACAAATACCATGATAAAAGTCGCGACTAGTCCGACGTAAGCAGCATATGGCATAAACCACGCGCGATAAGGTAACGTCGAGCGGTCGAAACCCTGCACTTTTGTTGCACGATAAAAGCAAAGGTATGTGAGACAGATGACGGAGAAGTTGATCAGCTGAGAGGCTGTGACCAAAGACACAAACCAACTCAGAACAACAGCTGAGCTATTCGATAGTTGAAGGAACGATAGCAGAGCGATGAGCAGAACAACAAGGACGCAGTAAATGGGCACACCTGTTCTGGTGCATATTTTCAAGAACCTCGGTGCTTTCCCTTCAAGTGCAAGACCATACAAAGATCTCGTCGCACAAAATACGTAGGAGTTGCCGGCGGAAAACGCCGATACCAGAATCATGGCGTTGACGATATGCGGCAGAACCCGGATCCCAAGACGATCCATGGCGATAACGTATGGTGAAGCAGCGGCTCCGGACTTGCCATCCCTGAAAGCAGCAATCATGTTTGGGTCATCGTAAGGCACTAGAATGCCCACGCAGAGCGATCCGAGCACGAAGAAGAAAGTCAGCCGGTAAAACACCGTCTTGAAAGCCCGGGGCAGAATCTTGCGAGGGTTTTCGGCTTCTCCAGCTGCCATGGCGACATAATCGGGACCAGC
This window encodes:
- a CDS encoding amino acid permease/ SLC12A domain-containing protein; the protein is MAAIPDPEKESKSETPNIANEDQLGVQNVYGDETHRRLKGRHIQLIGIGGTIGTVLFVQIGKGLMQGGPGSLFIAFSFWCLIVLTITMCIAEMVSYTPISSPFVRFAGTYVDEALGFASGWNFFIFEAALVPFEVTACHFILQFWTDAIPVGATIAVIIVLYALINLMAIQYFGETEFWAAIGKVILIVGLIFFTFIVMVGGNPQKDAFGFTYWKSPGAFAELYYDGALGKFVGFLACLIQAAFSIAGPDYVAMAAGEAENPRKILPRAFKTVFYRLTFFFVLGSLCVGILVPYDDPNMIAAFRDGKSGAAASPYVIAMDRLGIRVLPHIVNAMILVSAFSAGNSYVFCATRSLYGLALEGKAPRFLKICTRTGVPIYCVLVVLLIALLSFLQLSNSSAVVLSWFVSLVTASQLINFSVICLTYLCFYRATKVQGFDRSTLPYRAWFMPYAAYVGLVATFIMVFVGGYTVFLPGMWDVPSFLFSYTSVGLFPVFYVGWKIAHKTKILKPSEIDLRHNLAPIEEYERNYVSKPPANWFEKVLHLLFG